A single region of the Pseudomonas granadensis genome encodes:
- a CDS encoding HvfX family Cu-binding RiPP maturation protein: protein MSKTLSNTVQHLHLNLDRAGAWLAPLTLRLFIAWEFFESGLEKFNGQNWFENIQERFPFPFDRLPATLNWELSMWAELICAVAILIGFGTRFSALVLMVVTVVATAAVHWPADWSSLSELAQGYAITNKGFGNFKLPAIYLAALAPLLFAGAGKLSVDACLARLLWRRGQR, encoded by the coding sequence ATGAGCAAAACCCTCTCCAACACCGTCCAGCACCTGCACCTGAACCTCGACCGCGCCGGCGCATGGCTGGCGCCGTTGACCTTGCGCCTGTTCATCGCCTGGGAATTCTTCGAATCCGGGCTGGAGAAATTCAACGGGCAGAATTGGTTCGAGAACATTCAAGAGCGCTTCCCCTTTCCCTTCGACCGACTGCCGGCAACGCTGAATTGGGAACTGTCGATGTGGGCCGAGCTGATCTGCGCCGTGGCGATCCTGATCGGTTTCGGCACGCGCTTTTCGGCGCTGGTCTTGATGGTGGTGACGGTGGTCGCCACGGCTGCTGTGCACTGGCCTGCCGACTGGTCGTCGCTGAGCGAACTGGCGCAGGGTTACGCGATCACCAACAAGGGCTTCGGCAACTTCAAGCTGCCGGCGATCTACCTGGCCGCGCTGGCGCCGCTGCTGTTCGCTGGCGCCGGCAAGTTGAGTGTCGATGCCTGTCTGGCGCGCCTGTTGTGGCGGCGCGGCCAGCGCTGA
- a CDS encoding heavy metal sensor histidine kinase, whose amino-acid sequence MSHPRAYSLTLRLALLFALLAFASLAGLGAALYNELEQQLTRRDDTALVSRIDQLRSFLNDSNTLELIKHKPALFQNMLGNREALLTIGTPGEPPLLVVNPGNLTAPDLPAVPIDHPMTLNDVQHLPSVNGVPFSAVAATIDSGDLGNLQVTTGRLMSERTAMLESYRLSVYGLASLAALLLALVGCLLVYRGLLPVRRLAQHAHGIGVGNLNERLDSHGAPRELQPMIEAFNAMLDRLATGFAQLSQVSTDMAHELRTPINNLLGETQVALHQNRSVEAYQQLLASNVEELERLTRMLDNMLFLARTDPASALSQRQELDAAEEMQRIADYFEGLAADVGMTIEARGDGVIWAEPMLLRRALANLCANAIKYGAADSTLQVEAFAEEDGSYLRVRNQGTTIAPEHLARLFERFYRVDQSRERSAQSNGLGLSIVATIMQLHQGRYSVSSENGVTCFELFFPVRQPTQ is encoded by the coding sequence ATGAGCCACCCTCGCGCGTATTCGCTGACCCTGCGCCTGGCATTGTTGTTCGCCCTGCTGGCGTTCGCTTCGCTGGCCGGCCTCGGCGCTGCGCTGTACAACGAGCTGGAGCAGCAACTGACCCGCCGCGATGACACGGCGCTGGTCAGCCGTATCGATCAATTGCGCAGTTTCCTCAACGACAGCAACACGCTGGAATTGATCAAGCACAAACCGGCATTGTTCCAGAACATGCTCGGCAATCGCGAAGCGCTGCTGACCATCGGCACGCCCGGCGAGCCGCCGCTGCTGGTGGTCAACCCGGGCAACCTCACCGCGCCGGATTTGCCTGCCGTGCCGATCGATCACCCGATGACCCTGAACGATGTGCAGCATTTGCCGAGCGTCAACGGCGTGCCGTTTTCCGCGGTGGCGGCGACCATCGATTCCGGCGATCTGGGCAATCTGCAAGTCACCACCGGGCGCCTGATGAGCGAGCGCACGGCGATGCTCGAAAGTTACCGTTTGAGCGTTTACGGGCTGGCCTCGCTGGCGGCGCTGCTGCTGGCGTTGGTGGGCTGTTTGCTGGTGTATCGCGGCCTGCTGCCGGTGCGACGTCTGGCCCAACATGCCCATGGCATTGGCGTCGGCAACCTCAACGAACGCCTCGACAGCCACGGCGCGCCGCGCGAATTGCAGCCGATGATCGAAGCCTTCAATGCCATGCTCGACCGGCTCGCCACAGGCTTTGCGCAGTTGAGCCAGGTGTCCACCGACATGGCCCATGAGCTGCGCACGCCAATCAACAACCTGCTCGGTGAAACCCAGGTCGCCCTGCACCAGAACCGCAGTGTCGAGGCCTATCAGCAATTGCTTGCCTCCAACGTCGAGGAGCTCGAACGCCTGACGCGCATGCTCGACAACATGCTGTTTCTGGCCCGCACCGACCCGGCCAGTGCCTTGAGCCAGCGTCAGGAACTGGACGCGGCGGAGGAAATGCAGCGCATCGCCGATTACTTCGAGGGGCTGGCAGCGGATGTCGGCATGACCATCGAGGCCCGCGGCGACGGCGTGATCTGGGCCGAACCGATGCTGTTGCGCCGCGCCTTGGCCAACCTCTGCGCGAATGCGATCAAGTACGGCGCAGCGGATTCGACGCTGCAGGTTGAGGCATTTGCTGAGGAGGATGGCAGCTATCTACGCGTGCGCAATCAGGGTACGACCATTGCGCCGGAGCATTTGGCGCGATTGTTCGAGCGTTTCTATCGGGTAGACCAGTCGCGTGAGCGCTCGGCGCAATCCAACGGTCTGGGCCTGTCGATTGTGGCGACGATCATGCAACTGCATCAGGGGCGCTACAGCGTCAGCAGCGAGAATGGCGTGACCTGTTTCGAGCTGTTTTTCCCCGTTCGCCAACCGACGCAATAA
- a CDS encoding heavy metal response regulator transcription factor, giving the protein MNILVVEDEPKAGNYLLNGLQELGYSVSLARDGADGLHLALEHSFDVIVLDVMMPKMDGWEVLRRLRKEADTPVLFLTARDDIADRVKGLELGADDYLIKPFSFAELVARLRTLTRRGPIHEDEQLQVADLQIDVLKRRVTRAGTRITLTNKEFALLQLFASHTGQVLARSLIASRVWDMNFDSDTNVVDVAVRRLRAKIDDPFQLKLIHSVRGIGYRFDTQP; this is encoded by the coding sequence ATGAATATTCTGGTTGTCGAAGACGAACCCAAGGCCGGCAATTACCTGCTCAACGGTTTGCAGGAACTCGGTTACAGCGTCAGCCTGGCCCGCGACGGTGCCGATGGCCTGCACCTGGCGCTGGAGCACAGCTTCGACGTGATCGTGCTGGACGTGATGATGCCGAAAATGGATGGCTGGGAAGTGCTGCGCCGGCTGCGCAAGGAAGCCGATACGCCGGTGTTGTTCCTCACCGCTCGCGATGACATCGCTGACCGCGTCAAAGGCCTTGAGCTCGGCGCCGACGATTACCTGATCAAGCCGTTTTCCTTCGCCGAACTGGTGGCGCGCCTGCGCACCCTGACCCGGCGCGGGCCGATTCATGAAGACGAGCAACTGCAAGTCGCCGACCTGCAGATCGACGTGCTCAAGCGCCGCGTGACTCGCGCCGGTACGCGCATCACCCTGACCAACAAGGAGTTCGCCCTGCTGCAACTGTTCGCCAGCCACACCGGGCAAGTGCTCGCGCGTTCGCTGATCGCCTCGCGGGTCTGGGACATGAATTTCGACAGCGACACCAATGTTGTCGACGTCGCCGTGCGGCGCTTGCGAGCGAAGATCGATGACCCGTTCCAGCTCAAGCTGATCCACAGCGTGCGCGGTATCGGCTATCGCTTCGACACCCAGCCATGA
- a CDS encoding murein L,D-transpeptidase catalytic domain family protein has protein sequence MLTFLRRLLLSTATLVVVTSPVFAAGQLSPVLYTSLAHAAPELNPHALKGALSAMQCAVSNGAKPSRHLAIIDYSQPSTERRLWIFDLSKKKLVLRDLVAHGSNSGENFATQFSNREGSFQSSLGLFRTQESYSGTHGYSLRMDGLEPGFNDMARDRAIVIHAADYVNPLWSKRQGRIGRSQGCPAVRPQIARQVIDRLKNGQFMFSWYPDQRWLKSSPYLNCQPQQIASVLSTHAS, from the coding sequence ATGTTGACGTTTTTGCGCCGACTTTTGCTGAGCACCGCGACCCTTGTCGTAGTGACCAGCCCCGTTTTTGCCGCCGGCCAGCTCTCGCCGGTTCTTTACACCAGCCTCGCGCACGCCGCGCCAGAACTCAATCCCCACGCGCTGAAAGGTGCGCTGAGCGCCATGCAGTGCGCGGTCAGCAACGGCGCGAAACCGTCGCGTCATCTGGCGATCATCGACTATTCGCAACCGTCCACCGAACGCCGGTTGTGGATCTTCGACCTGAGCAAAAAGAAGCTGGTGCTGCGCGATCTGGTCGCCCATGGCTCCAACTCCGGGGAAAACTTCGCCACGCAGTTTTCCAATCGTGAAGGCAGTTTCCAGTCCAGCCTCGGCCTGTTCCGCACCCAGGAAAGTTACAGCGGCACCCACGGTTACTCGTTGCGCATGGACGGTCTCGAGCCGGGCTTTAACGACATGGCGCGCGACCGGGCGATTGTCATCCATGCCGCCGATTACGTGAACCCGCTGTGGAGCAAGCGTCAGGGCCGCATCGGCCGCAGCCAGGGCTGCCCGGCCGTGCGGCCGCAGATTGCCAGACAGGTGATCGATCGCCTGAAGAACGGCCAGTTCATGTTTTCCTGGTACCCCGATCAGCGCTGGCTGAAATCCTCGCCGTACCTCAACTGCCAGCCGCAGCAGATCGCGAGTGTTCTCAGTACCCACGCGAGCTGA
- a CDS encoding L,D-transpeptidase family protein — translation MFKKYACYLSICLLAAPFVACAEEALPPLPTLPTPAAEIPVEPQSPLQAVLINLRQSCPAIATRLDGAALSQLQAFYQQQDWLPVWASESARLPALHGQLRLLVDDGLNPARYPVAATAPQDGELCADIEISRYYLQALQDLHFGRLLQSHFEPLWHSDDTPRDRQAELLAIAVPGLHDIPAAFDLARPHLAQYQDLRQLYAAQRLQTLPQWQPVGSGPLLRPAMEDKRVPELAQRLYSEGYLSHALGTSGNAYEGALVDAVKSFQINHSLQADGVVGPGTIAELNISPLIRREQLRVNLERFRWMAQDMEPNTLLINVAAAELTLYQDGAPVWQTRTQVGRADRQTPLLKSRVTRLTLNPTWTVPPTIWKEDKLPEIRKDQTFLSRHNLQVLDANGLPLAAADIDWENPGNILLRQDAGPRNPLGQMVIRFPNPFSVYLHDTPSKALFDKGPRAFSSGCVRVEHPMQLRDLLLTPAEKARTETLLATGTTHEFRLSAPVPILMTYWTAQVDGNGQVRYAPDIYSRDSALLAGLDRAH, via the coding sequence TTGTTCAAAAAGTACGCATGCTACTTGAGCATTTGTTTGCTCGCTGCGCCGTTTGTCGCTTGTGCCGAGGAGGCGCTGCCGCCGTTGCCGACCCTGCCGACGCCAGCGGCCGAAATACCGGTCGAACCGCAAAGCCCGCTACAGGCGGTATTGATCAATCTGCGCCAGTCCTGCCCGGCGATTGCGACGCGGCTCGACGGCGCGGCGCTGAGCCAGTTGCAAGCGTTCTACCAGCAGCAGGACTGGCTGCCGGTGTGGGCCAGCGAATCCGCACGTTTGCCGGCATTGCACGGGCAATTGCGCTTGTTGGTCGACGATGGTCTCAATCCGGCGCGCTACCCGGTCGCAGCCACCGCACCGCAGGACGGCGAGCTGTGCGCCGATATCGAGATCAGTCGCTATTACCTGCAAGCGCTGCAGGACCTGCATTTCGGCCGCCTGCTGCAATCGCATTTCGAACCGCTGTGGCATTCAGACGACACCCCGCGTGACCGTCAGGCGGAATTATTGGCGATCGCCGTTCCCGGCCTGCATGACATCCCCGCAGCGTTCGATCTGGCGCGGCCGCACCTGGCGCAATATCAGGATCTGCGGCAGCTCTACGCCGCCCAACGCCTGCAAACCTTGCCGCAATGGCAACCGGTCGGCAGCGGGCCACTGTTGCGCCCGGCGATGGAAGACAAGCGCGTACCTGAGCTGGCTCAGCGGCTGTACAGCGAAGGCTATCTGAGCCACGCCCTCGGCACGTCGGGTAACGCTTATGAAGGCGCACTGGTTGATGCGGTGAAGAGTTTTCAGATTAATCATTCGTTGCAGGCTGACGGGGTGGTCGGGCCGGGGACGATTGCCGAACTGAACATCAGCCCGCTAATCCGCCGCGAACAGTTGCGCGTCAATCTCGAACGTTTCCGCTGGATGGCTCAGGACATGGAGCCCAATACGTTGCTGATCAACGTCGCCGCCGCCGAACTGACGCTGTATCAGGACGGCGCGCCCGTGTGGCAAACGCGCACTCAGGTTGGCCGTGCCGACCGCCAGACGCCGTTGCTGAAATCGCGCGTGACCCGCCTCACCCTGAACCCGACCTGGACTGTGCCGCCGACGATCTGGAAGGAAGACAAACTGCCGGAAATCCGCAAGGACCAGACCTTCCTCAGCCGCCACAACCTGCAAGTGCTCGACGCCAATGGGCTGCCTTTGGCGGCAGCGGACATCGACTGGGAAAACCCCGGCAACATCCTTCTGCGCCAGGACGCCGGGCCGCGCAATCCGTTGGGGCAAATGGTCATCCGCTTTCCCAATCCGTTTTCGGTGTATCTGCACGACACGCCGAGCAAGGCGCTGTTCGACAAGGGTCCGCGCGCATTCAGCTCCGGTTGCGTACGCGTCGAACATCCGATGCAACTGCGCGACCTGCTGCTCACCCCGGCGGAGAAGGCCCGCACCGAAACCCTGCTGGCGACCGGCACCACCCACGAATTTCGCTTGTCGGCGCCGGTGCCGATCCTGATGACCTACTGGACCGCGCAAGTCGACGGCAATGGCCAGGTGCGCTACGCGCCGGACATCTACAGCCGCGACAGCGCGTTACTGGCCGGGCTCGACCGCGCGCATTGA
- a CDS encoding DUF2790 domain-containing protein: MKTLLIAFTALLATGSVFAATTPDTGVIHDKTGFYVHLDIDKVLSSTDISQACGVIPARLNYLDHQGREHVLDYQVQGSGCTNDH, translated from the coding sequence ATGAAAACCCTCCTGATCGCCTTCACCGCCCTCCTCGCCACCGGCAGCGTGTTTGCCGCGACCACCCCCGACACCGGCGTGATCCATGACAAAACCGGTTTCTACGTGCATCTGGATATCGACAAAGTGCTGTCCAGCACCGATATTTCACAGGCGTGCGGGGTGATCCCGGCGCGCTTGAATTACCTCGACCATCAGGGCCGCGAACATGTGCTGGACTATCAGGTTCAAGGCAGCGGCTGCACCAACGACCATTGA